The genomic interval TTTGATCTGGGCATCATTTACAGAAGTAGATGAGATAACAAGGGGAGACGGAGATGTAATCCCTTACGGACAAAATCAAATTATTCAAAACCTAGAGGGCGGTATCGTAGAGTCAATTTTAGTTGAAGAGGGACAAGTTGTTAAAGAGGGAGAGATTCTTCTAAAAATAAACAATGCAAAATCAGTCTCTAGCTCTAAAACAAACAAGGTGTCATACTATGAACTTGAGGCAAAGAGATTGAGACTTTATGCCGAAGCGAACCAACTGCCGTTTCAAGAAGTGCATACAGACGATCAAGAGCTACAAAAACAGATTGCTCTCTCTAAAAATCTATATAACTCGAACAAGAAGGAGTTTAATGCAAAGAGCAGTTCCTTTGAAAGCCAAATAGAACAAAAAGAGCAGGCTTATAAAGAAGCCGAAGCAAGAGTAAAGTCTCTGCAAAAGTCTTTAATGTTCGTAACCCAAGAGATTGAGATGACGGAGCCGATGGTTAAAGAGGGAATTAAATCAAAAGTTGATTTTTTGAAACTTAAAAGAGAAGCCAGCAACATAGAAAATGACATAGAAGCGACAAGACTCTCTCTTCCAAGACTATATTCAGCTATCGAAGAGGTAAAAAACAAAAAAGAGGAGTCAAAACAGCTCTTTATAAATACGGCAAAGAAGGAGCTGAGCGAAGTCGTTGCTGAGATCTCCAGACTTAAGACCCAACAGATAGCCTACAGTGACCAAGTTGAGAGAACAATGGTTAAATCTCCCGTTGACGGAATCGTTCAAAAACTATTTATTAACACCGTTGGCGGAGTAGTAAAACCTGGGGCAGATCTGCTAGAGATAGTTCCGACAAATAAAAAGCTTTTTTTAGAGATTAAAATAAAACCTAGCGACATTGCATTTATACATCCGGGAGCTGAGGCAAAAGTAAAGATCTCCGCTTACGATTATGCCATTCACGGCGGACTTGTGGGCAAAGTAGTCAATATATCGCCTAGCACCGTTACCGACAATAAAGACAACACCTTTTACATCATACATATTATTACAGAAAAAAACTACTTAGGCACGGAAGCAAATCCGCTGCATATCATCCCGGGGATGACTGTAAATGTTGATATTGTAACAGGAAAGAAAACAGTTATGGGATATATTTTAAAACCTATACTAAAATCAAAACAATATGTTTTTTCGGAAAAATAGATGAAAATAGTACTTTTTAGTTCAGACTTTAATACTCTTGATGAGTGGAAAAGTAAAAAAAAAGATCTTAAGACAACTATGTGTTATGAACGCTCCTCTCTTGAAGATGAGCTAAAAGCAGATAGAGAAGTTTTCGTAATAGCGGACTATGACTCTGTCGCACCGGATGTGAACAATCTTATTGCATCTGCTTTAATACCAAAAAATTTAGTAGTTCTTGAAAAAGCGCCATCGGTTGTAACGGGAAGAATGCTCGTTCTTCGCGGAGTTAAAGCATACGGAAATTCTAAGATGCATGCTACTCACTTCGATAAAATGATTAAAACTGTTACTGATGGAAAAATATGGACATACCCTGAACTTACGGCTTTTTTAGTAAAAACAGACAACAAAAACGCGCTCAGTGAAGACTCTAAAAAGTTGATTGAGGAGAGATTGTCAGAAAAAGAGTCTCAAGTACTTTTTTTGATACTAAAAGGGTTTACAAACGATGCAATAGCATCAGAGCTAGAGATAACTACAAGAACTGTAAAAGCTCATGCAAGCTCAATCTTCTCAAAACTTCATGTCAACGATAGACTCTCTTTAGCTTTACTTCTTAAATAAAAACAGCACATAAAAATCTATGTGCTGTTTCTGATTTACTTAAGAGTACTTAACCTCTATATCATCTTGAATCTGAAGCTTAACTGTTGTGTCTTGCGTTGATGTATATTCATTAAAGCCTGCCTGACTTTGATTAGCTGATGCGCTCCAATTGTCTG from Sulfurimonas crateris carries:
- a CDS encoding HlyD family type I secretion periplasmic adaptor subunit; the encoded protein is MVLKKNSKPFEYTKNDYEFMNSLSAAVLEQTPSKMSRVIKIWLFTIFAFLIWASFTEVDEITRGDGDVIPYGQNQIIQNLEGGIVESILVEEGQVVKEGEILLKINNAKSVSSSKTNKVSYYELEAKRLRLYAEANQLPFQEVHTDDQELQKQIALSKNLYNSNKKEFNAKSSSFESQIEQKEQAYKEAEARVKSLQKSLMFVTQEIEMTEPMVKEGIKSKVDFLKLKREASNIENDIEATRLSLPRLYSAIEEVKNKKEESKQLFINTAKKELSEVVAEISRLKTQQIAYSDQVERTMVKSPVDGIVQKLFINTVGGVVKPGADLLEIVPTNKKLFLEIKIKPSDIAFIHPGAEAKVKISAYDYAIHGGLVGKVVNISPSTVTDNKDNTFYIIHIITEKNYLGTEANPLHIIPGMTVNVDIVTGKKTVMGYILKPILKSKQYVFSEK
- a CDS encoding response regulator transcription factor; amino-acid sequence: MKIVLFSSDFNTLDEWKSKKKDLKTTMCYERSSLEDELKADREVFVIADYDSVAPDVNNLIASALIPKNLVVLEKAPSVVTGRMLVLRGVKAYGNSKMHATHFDKMIKTVTDGKIWTYPELTAFLVKTDNKNALSEDSKKLIEERLSEKESQVLFLILKGFTNDAIASELEITTRTVKAHASSIFSKLHVNDRLSLALLLK